TGCTGGAGGGCCTGATGATTCGACAATACGCCGATCCCGAATTGACGGATCTGGCAACCGACTATTCGTCCTTGGTTGGCTTGATACTTGACGGGATCAGCACCTAAGGTTTAAACAAGGCCGGAACTGGCCCTCAGGAAGGGCTTGACAAATGAATGAACCGTCGTTCATTAATAAGCCCGCATGGTACCAATATCACAAACGTTGACGGTTGCGTCCTATGTGCTGACGCAGAAACTAAAGGGCCGCAAGAAGTACCCGCTCGTGCTTATGCTCGAACCGCTTTTTCGCTGCAATCTCGCTTGCGCCGGGTGCGGCAAAATCCAATACCCCGACCACATTTTGAACCAGCGCCTCACTCCAGAACAATGCTGGGCGGCCGCGGAGGAATGCGGCACCCCAATGGTTGCGATCCCCGGAGGCGAGCCGCTGATCCACCCGGAGATCGATACAATTGTCTCCGGCTTTGTCGCGCGGAGGAACTGGGTCATCGCCGGAGTCGCCGCCATTTGTTTGATCACCGGCGTTGCGCTCTCGCATCGGGTTGAGCCTGGCGTCCACATTCAAAAAGTGACGCTCGCCGAAGAGACGCCTGCGCTTGAGTTCATGCCTGTTGGCTCGGGACCGCATCCGGTGGCACTGCTCGCCCATGGATACGCTGCTTCGAAAGAGACCCTCTTTCGCTATGGGGAGGCGCTCGCAGCCGCCGGATTTATTTGCTATAGCGTTGACCAACCGGGGCACGGAGCGTCACCGCGGAAATTTACTTTTATGGAAGCCGTGCATACGGTGGAGGCGGTCGCACGCGAGGTCGGTCCGGTGGATGTTTTTGCGGGTTGGTCGATGGGTGGCTATACGGGAGGCGAGGCAGTGCGGAAAGGGGGAATGAAACCGCGGCTTTTCATTGCCATTGGCGCCATGCCGGTCCTAGGCGACCACGCCCCGCCGTTGCTTTTCCTGGCAGGCCGGTTCGAGGAAACCTTTACACCGGCGCTCCTCAAGACCCGAACGGACGCGCGTCTGGTGATTTCTCCCTGGTCCGATCATGTGCTTGAGGGGTTTGATCCTGTGCTTGTGAATGCAGCCGTCGAAGCCGCGTGCGCCGCGGTGCATCAGACTCCACCGGCCCCTCCCACGGCATGGCTCTGGCGACCCTTTGGCGTCATGCTGGCAATGCTGGCAGCGGGCGCGCTGGCAAGTTATCTGACGCATTTGCTTCCGCGACTGGCTCGATTCCGCGGACTGTTAATCGGTGGCTTCGTTGCTGCCGCCTTCATGCTCACCATCCGCGGTGGTTGGCTCGATGCGACACCCAACCTACTGTTACTAGAGATCGCCATTCCTGTTGCCATCCTCCTGGCAATCATTCTCGGCAGGTTCCGCATCCCGCGATGGAGCTTCGTCGCGCTGAATCTCCTTGTGACGGTGATTGCGGCATTCTGGTTCAATGCGAGCCAGAGTCGGCCCGCGCTTATCCTCATGGCTTCTACCCTGGTCCTGATGCCCGCCCTGATCTCGGGAATTGTCATCGCCTGGTTTGCGTCCCACCACGGGTCCCGGTTGCAAGGCGACATCGCCATGGCGATCTTCCTGGGTTGCCTCCTGCAATGTTGGAAACCGTTACGAACGGCCCCTCCAGCGCCGACACCGCATACAGCCATCAAGCTGGACGCAAAGCTTCTCGATGCCTGTATCGGCGAATACGAAATTGTGCCGGATAACGTGTTTGACACTGGAGCGAAGGTGACTATCCGGCGAAAAGGAGATCATTTAGTCTGGCAAGCTTTTCGGGACAACGCATGGCAAAGCGCTTTGGATCTTTATCCCGAATCGGAAACAATTCTCTTCTTCAAAAAGTATGGCACGCAAGTGACATTCATTAAGGATGATAAAGGCGAAGTGATAGCGATAAGCCGCCATAAGCCAGGGCTGCCGGATAGCGAGGGGAAGAAGCTTAATACCGAATGATCGCGCCTTTGGCCAAATTGATGGACTGGTTGGCGGTTCAGGTTTCGACGCTCAAGTTGCCTGCCAATTTTTATACGAATAACCCTAGCGAGGCAGAGCCTCAGACCGACGAGATGTAGTTAAAGTTCGAATGGTTCCGGTCGGTGCAGGCGCGACACCCGGAGGTGCCGGCATTTTAGCCTCAACAAGGAGGCGGTTTCTCCGTATAGGAGTAACAAACGCCC
The Verrucomicrobiia bacterium genome window above contains:
- a CDS encoding alpha/beta fold hydrolase, producing MPVGSGPHPVALLAHGYAASKETLFRYGEALAAAGFICYSVDQPGHGASPRKFTFMEAVHTVEAVAREVGPVDVFAGWSMGGYTGGEAVRKGGMKPRLFIAIGAMPVLGDHAPPLLFLAGRFEETFTPALLKTRTDARLVISPWSDHVLEGFDPVLVNAAVEAACAAVHQTPPAPPTAWLWRPFGVMLAMLAAGALASYLTHLLPRLARFRGLLIGGFVAAAFMLTIRGGWLDATPNLLLLEIAIPVAILLAIILGRFRIPRWSFVALNLLVTVIAAFWFNASQSRPALILMASTLVLMPALISGIVIAWFASHHGSRLQGDIAMAIFLGCLLQCWKPLRTAPPAPTPHTAIKLDAKLLDACIGEYEIVPDNVFDTGAKVTIRRKGDHLVWQAFRDNAWQSALDLYPESETILFFKKYGTQVTFIKDDKGEVIAISRHKPGLPDSEGKKLNTE